A region from the Pelobates fuscus isolate aPelFus1 chromosome 1, aPelFus1.pri, whole genome shotgun sequence genome encodes:
- the NDUFV3 gene encoding NADH dehydrogenase [ubiquinone] flavoprotein 3, mitochondrial isoform X2, translating into MATTGRALRGVFRLKMLGVRLFHLQRTGNAASQTGGSKTLVSFPVKFSSGSKDSVKVPSPAAVSDLPSDNSRYQNLQHYSYTPFTFVDYDVSLAQFRLPQPSSRRLTPQL; encoded by the exons ATGGCGACCACAGGGCGAGCACTGCGGGGG GTTTTCCGGTTGAAGATGCTTGGTGTGAGATTATTCCATTTGCAGAGGACAG GTAACGCAGCTTCTCAAACTGGAGGCAGCAAGACTCTGGTCTCATTCCCAGTGAAGTTCTCGTCCGGCTCCAAGGATTCAGTGAAAG TGCCATCACCTGCCGCAGTCTCTGATCTGCCCTCTGATAACTCCAGGTATCAGAACCTGCAGCACTACTCCTACACGCCTTTCACCTTTGTGGATTATGATGTCAGTCTCGCCCAGTTCCGCCTCCCTCAGCCCTCCTCAAGAAGACTGACCCCGCAGCTCTGA
- the NDUFV3 gene encoding NADH dehydrogenase [ubiquinone] flavoprotein 3, mitochondrial isoform X1, translating into MKPIEEGVGLVKVLEKNDSDRVVQAGDEVKNREIGSNQEEHSSSSSSSSDSDSDSESEESDPQNGKPARSGSYTVGENGDVAGWSHQSIPENPANNAGSPAASKDDKLKVPIPENIWKEKQSTPLIPNTLGDVYPTSSIQNTQGGKQTLPPIPNTVGDVHPTPSIQNTQGGKQASPPIPNTLGDVQPLPSIQNTQGGKQTSPPVPNTLGDVYPSPLSTEKDAQINPRPADNVLPIEEEASIPVEDEKLPSGRSPSVETRAEFDKTPVLEEQVCDEPQTAARQEPETSLPSPAAVSDLPSDNSRYQNLQHYSYTPFTFVDYDVSLAQFRLPQPSSRRLTPQL; encoded by the exons atgaaacctATCGAGGAAGGTGTGGGCCTGGTGAAGGTCTTGGAGAAAAATGACTCAGACAGGGTTGTGCAGGCAGGAGATGAGGTGAAGAACAGAGAAATTGGGTCAAATCAGGAAGAACATTCATCTTCTTCTTCCTCCAGTTCTGATTCTGACTCTGATTCAGAAAGCGAGGAATCTGACCCTCAAAACGGGAAGCCTGCAAGATCTGGAAGCTACACAGTGGGTGAAAATGGAGACGTTGCAGGATGGTCCCATCAATCTATTCCAGAGAATCCAGCAAATAATGCGGGGTCTCCTGCAGCTTCAAAAGATGATAAATTGAAGGTGCCTATCCCAGAGAATATTTGGAAAGAGAAACAGTCTACACCCCTAATTCCAAACACTTTAGGGGATGTATATCCTACATCTTCAATACAAAATACCCAAGGGGGCAAACAAACTTTGCCTCCAATTCCAAACACTGTAGGGGATGTACATCCTACACCTTCAATACAGAATACCCAAGGGGGCAAACAAGCTTCACCTCCGATTCCAAACACCCTAGGGGATGTACAACCTTTGCCTTCAATACAGAATACCCAAGGGGGCAAACAAACGTCCCCTCCAGTTCCAAATACTCTAGGGGATGTATATCCTTCACCTCTAAGCACAGAGAAAGATGCACAAATAAATCCGAGACCAGCTGACAATGTTCTGCCTATTGAGGAAGAAGCAAGTATTCCTGTAGAGGATGAGAAGCTTCCGAGTGGACGGTCACCTTCAGTGGAGACTAGAGCGGAGTTTGATAAGACCCCAGTGCTTGAAGAGCAAGTGTGTGATGAACCTCAAACAGCAGCCAGACAGGAGCCTGAAACATCAT TGCCATCACCTGCCGCAGTCTCTGATCTGCCCTCTGATAACTCCAGGTATCAGAACCTGCAGCACTACTCCTACACGCCTTTCACCTTTGTGGATTATGATGTCAGTCTCGCCCAGTTCCGCCTCCCTCAGCCCTCCTCAAGAAGACTGACCCCGCAGCTCTGA